In Meiothermus ruber DSM 1279, the following proteins share a genomic window:
- a CDS encoding bacteriohemerythrin, protein MPIQWSQQYEVGDPRTDRQHQNLFEYVNRIEQLIEQGRAGRLNSQEVEHLFIFLDAYVNTHFAYEELCMTLRGCKMAQKNKEAHDRFLKFWAEFSRAHTPQNITVAALETLRTTLAGWLTQHICKIDVALRQTT, encoded by the coding sequence ATGCCTATCCAGTGGAGTCAACAATATGAAGTAGGAGACCCTCGCACCGATCGTCAGCACCAGAACCTTTTTGAGTACGTCAACCGCATCGAACAACTGATTGAGCAGGGCAGAGCCGGGCGGCTCAACTCCCAAGAGGTGGAGCATCTGTTTATTTTTTTGGATGCCTATGTGAACACGCACTTTGCCTATGAGGAGCTGTGCATGACCTTGCGCGGTTGCAAGATGGCGCAGAAAAACAAAGAGGCCCACGACAGGTTTCTGAAATTCTGGGCGGAGTTTAGCCGTGCGCATACGCCGCAGAACATCACGGTCGCTGCGCTGGAGACCCTGCGCACCACGCTGGCTGGCTGGCTTACCCAGCATATCTGCAAAATAGATGTGGCCCTGCGGCAGACCACCTAA
- the cmk gene encoding (d)CMP kinase, with the protein MTEIITIDGPSASGKTSVAQRVAQHLGIPYISSGLLYRAVALMCLLENVSAEEVETRLAKHRLELQPTPTQNLVFLDGREVSKALHSLEVDQIVSAVAVRPAIREYVNQVLRQIPPPFVVDGRDMGSAVFPQARYKFYLTASPEVRAQRRVPERGAAFDTVLTEIIRRDEADKRQSDPARDAIILDTSHLDLDGVVQRVLEHIHPLS; encoded by the coding sequence ATGACAGAGATCATCACCATAGATGGCCCCTCCGCCTCGGGCAAGACCAGCGTGGCCCAGCGGGTCGCCCAGCACCTGGGCATTCCCTACATCTCCAGCGGCCTGTTGTACCGGGCGGTGGCCCTGATGTGCTTGCTCGAGAACGTTTCTGCCGAGGAGGTAGAGACACGCTTGGCGAAGCACCGCCTCGAGCTCCAGCCCACCCCCACCCAGAACCTGGTTTTCCTGGACGGCCGCGAGGTGAGCAAGGCTTTGCACAGCCTCGAGGTAGACCAGATTGTCTCAGCGGTAGCCGTGCGCCCGGCCATCCGGGAATACGTCAACCAGGTGCTGCGCCAGATTCCGCCCCCTTTCGTGGTGGACGGGCGCGACATGGGCAGCGCGGTGTTTCCCCAGGCCCGCTACAAGTTCTACCTCACCGCCAGCCCCGAGGTACGGGCCCAGCGCCGCGTTCCCGAGCGGGGCGCCGCCTTCGACACCGTGCTGACCGAAATCATCCGGCGCGACGAGGCCGATAAGCGCCAGAGCGACCCGGCCAGGGACGCCATCATCCTGGACACCAGCCACCTCGACCTGGATGGGGTGGTGCAGAGGGTGCTCGAGCACATCCACCCCCTTTCCTAG
- the aceE gene encoding pyruvate dehydrogenase (acetyl-transferring), homodimeric type: MVEDRELIAARAELSAEEQVKLEDLENQEWRESLEYVLRTAGRDRVAQLMEMLENYAYRNGVVIHDKVNTPYVNTISLEHQPPYPGDLELEQRIANILRWNTIAIVQQANKKSDGIGGHIATYASIAELMEMGFNHFFRGHDAPDRDLVFYQGHMSPGVYARSYLEGRLTEDDLGKFRRELLGGPGRGLSSYPHPWLMPDYWEFPTVSMGLGPIQAIYQARFMRYLEDRGLKPKTNAKVWAFLGDGEQDEVETLGALRVAASEELDNLIFVINANLQRLDGPVRGNSKVIQELESVYRGNGWNVIKVVWGSAWDELFAKDTEGVLLERMEQLVDGESQRYAAYGGKELREKFFNTPALKKLIEGLSDEDLDRLTLSRGGHDNRKIYAAYKAAVEHRGSPTVIIARTVKGYCLGPTAQAKNVAHQVKKLTLEDLREARDHLGIPIPDEDLEKTPFYHPGKDSPEVRYMLERRKALGGLIPERRVREYRLKTPDLAFFEEFLAGSGGREISTTMAFVRMLTKLVRHPEVGKYIVPIVPDEARTFGMEGVISSVGIYSPKGQLYTPVDAGTVTVYRESETGQLLQEGINEAGAMSSFIAAGTAYAHHGIPTIPFYIYYSMFGLQRVGDLVWAAADQRTKGFLLGATAGRTTLNGEGLQHEDGHSHVLALPVPNMPAYDPAFAYELAVILQDGMKRMYQDGEDIFYYITLMNENYVQPAMPEPREETRQGILKGLYLFKKSELKKPKARVQLLGSGTILNEVIKAAEMLERDYGIAADIWSATSYKTLYYEALETARTNRLNPSSKPRLSYVAQCLNPTEGPIVAASDYMKALPDLLSGYLNRPIHSLGTDGFGRSETREALRDFFEVDAKHVVITALSALRGEGKVSASTFTEAIKKLGIDPKREHPHKR; the protein is encoded by the coding sequence ATGGTTGAAGACCGCGAACTGATCGCCGCCCGGGCAGAGCTATCTGCTGAGGAGCAGGTCAAGCTAGAAGACCTCGAGAACCAGGAGTGGCGCGAGAGCCTCGAGTACGTTCTGCGCACTGCCGGGCGCGACCGGGTGGCGCAGCTCATGGAGATGCTCGAGAACTACGCCTACCGCAACGGGGTGGTCATCCACGACAAGGTCAACACGCCTTACGTAAACACCATCTCGCTGGAGCACCAGCCCCCCTACCCGGGCGACCTCGAGCTCGAGCAGCGCATCGCCAATATCCTGCGCTGGAACACCATCGCCATTGTGCAGCAGGCCAACAAAAAATCCGACGGTATCGGCGGGCACATCGCCACCTACGCCAGCATCGCCGAGCTGATGGAGATGGGCTTCAACCACTTTTTCCGTGGGCACGACGCCCCCGACCGCGACCTGGTCTTCTACCAGGGGCATATGTCGCCGGGGGTGTATGCCCGCAGCTACCTGGAGGGCCGCCTGACCGAGGACGATCTGGGCAAGTTCCGCCGCGAACTTTTGGGCGGGCCGGGCCGGGGTCTTTCCAGCTACCCCCACCCCTGGCTGATGCCCGACTACTGGGAGTTCCCCACCGTTAGCATGGGTCTGGGGCCCATACAGGCCATCTACCAGGCCCGCTTCATGCGCTACCTGGAAGACCGGGGCCTCAAACCCAAGACCAACGCCAAGGTCTGGGCCTTTTTAGGCGATGGCGAACAGGACGAGGTCGAAACCCTGGGGGCTTTGCGGGTGGCCGCGAGCGAGGAGCTCGACAACCTGATCTTCGTGATCAACGCCAACCTGCAGCGCCTCGACGGGCCGGTGCGCGGCAACTCCAAGGTCATCCAGGAGCTCGAGAGCGTCTACCGGGGCAACGGCTGGAACGTGATCAAGGTGGTCTGGGGTAGCGCCTGGGACGAGCTGTTTGCCAAAGACACCGAAGGCGTGCTGCTCGAGCGCATGGAGCAGCTCGTGGACGGCGAGAGCCAGCGCTACGCGGCCTACGGCGGTAAGGAGCTGCGCGAGAAGTTCTTCAACACCCCCGCCCTCAAAAAACTGATCGAGGGCCTGAGCGACGAAGACCTCGACCGCCTGACCCTTTCGCGCGGGGGCCACGACAACCGCAAGATCTACGCCGCCTATAAAGCCGCTGTGGAGCACCGCGGCTCGCCCACCGTCATCATCGCCCGCACCGTCAAGGGCTACTGCCTGGGGCCCACCGCTCAGGCCAAGAACGTGGCCCACCAGGTCAAGAAACTCACCCTGGAAGACCTGCGGGAGGCGCGGGATCACCTGGGCATTCCCATCCCCGACGAAGACCTGGAGAAGACCCCCTTCTACCACCCCGGCAAGGATTCGCCGGAGGTCAGGTACATGCTCGAGCGCCGTAAAGCCCTGGGCGGCCTGATTCCCGAGCGGCGGGTGCGCGAATACCGGCTCAAAACCCCCGATCTGGCCTTCTTCGAGGAGTTCCTGGCAGGCTCCGGCGGGCGCGAAATCTCCACCACCATGGCCTTCGTGCGCATGCTGACTAAGCTGGTGCGCCACCCCGAGGTGGGCAAATACATCGTGCCCATCGTGCCCGACGAGGCCCGTACCTTTGGCATGGAGGGCGTGATCAGCTCGGTGGGCATCTACTCGCCCAAGGGCCAGCTCTACACCCCGGTGGACGCCGGCACCGTGACCGTCTACCGTGAGTCCGAGACCGGCCAACTGCTGCAGGAGGGCATCAACGAGGCCGGGGCCATGAGCAGCTTCATCGCCGCTGGAACTGCCTACGCCCACCACGGCATTCCCACCATCCCCTTTTACATCTACTACTCGATGTTTGGCCTCCAGCGGGTGGGCGACCTGGTCTGGGCGGCGGCCGATCAGCGCACCAAAGGCTTCTTGCTGGGGGCTACCGCGGGCCGCACCACCCTGAACGGCGAGGGCCTGCAGCACGAGGACGGCCACAGCCACGTGCTGGCCCTGCCGGTGCCCAACATGCCGGCCTACGACCCGGCTTTCGCCTACGAGCTGGCGGTCATCCTGCAGGATGGGATGAAGCGCATGTACCAGGACGGTGAGGACATCTTCTACTACATCACCCTGATGAACGAGAACTATGTCCAGCCGGCCATGCCCGAGCCGCGCGAGGAAACCCGCCAGGGCATCCTGAAGGGCCTGTATTTGTTCAAGAAGAGCGAGCTGAAAAAGCCCAAGGCCAGGGTGCAGCTCCTGGGCAGCGGCACCATCCTGAACGAGGTGATCAAAGCAGCGGAGATGCTGGAGCGGGATTATGGCATCGCCGCCGACATCTGGAGCGCCACCAGCTACAAGACCCTCTACTACGAGGCCCTCGAGACCGCCCGCACCAACCGCCTTAACCCCAGCAGCAAGCCCAGGCTGTCCTATGTGGCCCAGTGCCTGAATCCCACCGAAGGCCCCATCGTGGCGGCCTCGGACTACATGAAGGCCCTGCCCGATCTGCTCTCGGGCTACCTGAACCGGCCCATCCACAGCCTTGGCACCGATGGTTTTGGGCGTTCCGAAACCCGCGAGGCTTTGCGCGACTTCTTCGAAGTGGACGCCAAACATGTGGTGATAACAGCCCTTTCGGCGTTGCGCGGCGAGGGTAAGGTCAGTGCCAGCACCTTTACCGAGGCCATCAAGAAGCTTGGCATTGACCCTAAGCGGGAGCACCCCCACAAACGCTAA
- a CDS encoding O-acetylhomoserine aminocarboxypropyltransferase/cysteine synthase family protein → MDFSSLAVLSGLPQQDPHNAVGVPIYATAAYGFADLEDGAHKFATNQGYTYTRLQNPTVAALEARLTALEGALGAVCLASGQAASFAGLLALVRAGDEVVASPGLFGGTVGLLNQVFGLMGVRVHFVAPEVAAVQAALNEKTRAVFVEVLGNPSLELPDLQGLAELCEAHRVALVVDNTFGAVGALARPLEHGAHVVVHSLTKWASGHGSILGGAVLSRETALWQHYPQFTSPDAQGKIPWEQFGARCFLERVRQLGLSLGGMVLSPFNAYLLFQGLETVALRIERASQTALTLARWLESQPQVAWVRYPGLPTDPAHPRATQYLRGGFGSILTFGIRGGLEGASRFLANLKIIQAPNVGDARTLAVHPWTTTHSRIPEAARRAAGVGPETIRLSVGLESPQDIQQMLLEALASVEQVGHEG, encoded by the coding sequence ATGGATTTTTCCAGTCTGGCTGTTTTGAGTGGGCTTCCCCAACAAGATCCCCATAACGCGGTGGGCGTGCCGATCTACGCGACGGCGGCCTATGGTTTCGCCGACCTGGAGGACGGCGCGCATAAGTTTGCCACCAACCAGGGCTACACCTATACCCGCCTCCAGAACCCCACAGTGGCGGCCCTCGAGGCCCGTCTCACTGCCCTGGAAGGGGCTTTGGGGGCGGTCTGCCTGGCCTCGGGGCAGGCCGCCAGCTTTGCCGGTCTGCTGGCCTTGGTGCGCGCGGGCGACGAGGTGGTGGCCAGTCCCGGTTTGTTTGGCGGTACGGTGGGGCTGTTGAACCAGGTCTTCGGCCTGATGGGGGTGCGGGTGCACTTTGTGGCGCCCGAGGTGGCGGCGGTGCAGGCAGCCCTGAACGAGAAGACCCGGGCGGTTTTTGTGGAGGTGCTGGGCAACCCCTCGCTCGAGCTCCCCGACCTGCAAGGGCTGGCTGAGCTGTGCGAGGCCCACCGGGTGGCCCTGGTGGTGGACAACACCTTTGGCGCGGTGGGGGCCCTGGCCCGCCCCCTGGAGCACGGGGCACACGTGGTGGTGCACAGCCTGACCAAGTGGGCCAGCGGCCATGGCTCGATTCTGGGCGGGGCGGTGCTCTCGCGGGAAACCGCCCTCTGGCAGCATTACCCGCAGTTCACCAGCCCCGATGCCCAGGGCAAGATCCCCTGGGAGCAGTTTGGGGCGCGGTGTTTTCTGGAGCGGGTGCGCCAGCTGGGGCTCTCGCTGGGCGGGATGGTGCTCTCGCCCTTCAACGCCTATTTGCTTTTTCAGGGCCTGGAGACAGTGGCCCTGCGCATCGAGCGGGCCAGCCAGACCGCGCTGACCCTGGCCCGCTGGCTCGAGTCCCAGCCCCAGGTGGCCTGGGTGCGCTACCCCGGCCTGCCCACCGACCCAGCCCACCCCCGGGCCACCCAGTACCTGCGCGGGGGGTTTGGCAGCATCCTGACCTTTGGCATCCGGGGGGGGCTCGAGGGGGCCAGCCGCTTCCTTGCCAACCTGAAGATCATCCAGGCGCCCAACGTGGGGGATGCCCGCACCCTGGCGGTGCACCCCTGGACCACCACCCACAGCCGCATCCCCGAGGCGGCCCGCCGGGCGGCGGGGGTGGGCCCGGAGACCATCCGCCTTTCGGTGGGCCTCGAGAGCCCCCAGGACATTCAGCAGATGCTCCTGGAGGCGTTGGCCAGTGTGGAGCAGGTGGGCCATGAAGGTTAG
- a CDS encoding DHH family phosphoesterase: MDDAHNAPEPRYWEKIRTVADTLRELEGPIIVVSHVDPDGDAIGSSLGLFRALQALDKKVTWIADPPRFLRFLVREDEYSDPIQHVPEGATLVVLDSAEPSRVAGAPVEGFVINIDHHGTNPRFGYLSVVDPSKAATAQIVKDLIDALGVTWTPEIATPVLTGLITDTGNFRFANTTPEVLHTAAELVGYGVRLAELTDRLQWRPVSYFKVMGAVLSTVGFHFGGLLVTAHMPSGINVEDSDDFVGIIRYAEGSQIAVFLREREEGVKISIRSRGGVSAQAVAVKLGGGGHVPAAGATLRGLTLEEAYPRVLAAVEEELRRAGYL, from the coding sequence ATGGATGATGCACACAACGCCCCTGAGCCCCGTTACTGGGAGAAGATTCGAACCGTGGCCGACACCCTGCGGGAACTCGAGGGCCCCATCATCGTGGTCTCGCACGTAGACCCCGATGGCGACGCCATAGGCTCGTCGCTGGGGCTCTTTCGAGCCCTGCAAGCCCTGGACAAGAAAGTGACCTGGATTGCCGACCCTCCGCGGTTTCTGCGGTTTTTGGTGCGGGAAGACGAGTACAGCGACCCCATCCAGCACGTGCCGGAGGGGGCCACCCTAGTGGTGCTGGACTCGGCGGAGCCCAGCCGGGTGGCGGGCGCGCCGGTGGAGGGATTCGTGATCAACATTGACCACCACGGCACCAACCCGCGCTTTGGCTACCTTTCGGTGGTGGATCCCTCCAAGGCTGCCACCGCCCAGATTGTCAAGGATCTGATTGACGCGCTGGGGGTCACCTGGACGCCCGAAATTGCCACCCCGGTGCTCACCGGCCTGATTACCGATACCGGCAACTTTCGCTTTGCCAACACCACCCCCGAGGTGCTGCACACCGCCGCCGAGCTGGTGGGGTATGGGGTGCGGCTGGCTGAGCTCACCGACCGATTGCAGTGGCGCCCGGTGAGCTACTTCAAGGTGATGGGGGCGGTGCTTTCCACGGTGGGGTTCCACTTTGGAGGCCTGCTGGTGACGGCCCATATGCCCAGCGGGATTAACGTGGAAGACTCCGACGACTTTGTGGGCATCATCCGCTACGCCGAAGGCAGCCAGATTGCGGTTTTTTTGCGCGAGCGCGAGGAAGGCGTGAAGATCAGCATCCGCAGCCGCGGCGGGGTCTCGGCCCAGGCGGTGGCGGTCAAGCTGGGCGGCGGGGGCCACGTGCCGGCGGCAGGGGCCACCCTGCGCGGTCTGACCCTGGAAGAGGCCTACCCCAGGGTGCTGGCGGCGGTGGAGGAAGAGCTCCGGCGGGCGGGCTACCTGTAG
- the metF gene encoding methylenetetrahydrofolate reductase [NAD(P)H], translating into MKVSTLLQSGKPLFSFEFFPPKTPRGEAALFRTLHELKPLKPAFVSITYGAGGSERNKTAEWAARIQNEVGLPAMAHLTCVGSTREELLARLHEYARAGVENIMALRGDPPQGAREFQPVAGGFRYAAELVALIRAEFGDRFTVAGGAYPEGHIEAVSLEADLRHLKQKVEAGLDFVVTQLFFNNALYFGFVERARRIGIQVPIVPGLMPITDLAQVRRFMDLCGASIPGPLLSRLERAQSPEEVLEIGVEHATRQAQELLEAGAPGLHLYTLNKSPATRRVMQNLQMVLR; encoded by the coding sequence ATGAAGGTTAGCACCCTGCTGCAAAGCGGGAAGCCGCTTTTCTCCTTCGAGTTCTTCCCGCCCAAAACCCCCCGGGGCGAGGCCGCGTTGTTCCGCACCCTGCACGAGCTAAAGCCCCTGAAGCCCGCCTTTGTCTCCATCACCTATGGGGCCGGGGGCAGCGAGCGCAACAAAACCGCCGAGTGGGCCGCCCGCATCCAGAACGAGGTGGGGCTTCCGGCCATGGCCCACCTGACCTGCGTGGGCAGCACCCGCGAAGAGCTGCTGGCCCGGCTGCACGAGTATGCCCGGGCGGGGGTGGAGAACATCATGGCGCTGCGGGGCGACCCCCCCCAAGGGGCACGGGAATTCCAGCCGGTGGCTGGGGGATTCCGCTACGCCGCCGAACTCGTGGCCCTGATCCGGGCCGAGTTTGGCGACCGCTTCACAGTGGCCGGGGGCGCCTACCCCGAGGGACACATAGAGGCGGTGAGCCTCGAGGCCGACCTGCGCCACCTGAAGCAAAAGGTGGAGGCCGGTCTCGACTTCGTGGTCACCCAGCTCTTCTTCAACAACGCGCTTTACTTCGGCTTCGTGGAGCGGGCCCGCCGCATTGGCATCCAGGTGCCCATTGTGCCAGGCCTGATGCCCATTACCGACCTGGCCCAGGTGCGCCGATTCATGGACCTGTGCGGGGCCAGCATACCGGGGCCGCTGCTTTCGCGCCTCGAGCGCGCCCAAAGCCCCGAGGAGGTGCTGGAGATTGGGGTCGAGCACGCCACCCGCCAGGCCCAGGAGCTGCTCGAGGCCGGTGCTCCGGGCCTGCACCTCTACACCCTCAACAAATCGCCGGCTACACGCAGGGTCATGCAAAACCTACAAATGGTTCTGCGGTGA
- a CDS encoding 2-oxo acid dehydrogenase subunit E2, producing the protein MAELKLPDLGDNVTSAVVVGVLIKEGDTIAAGQPVLELETDKAVMEAPASEGGTVSKVLVKPGDEVKSGQVIAVLGDAAPSAEKQEPKEKQEPKEEKAAPAPAPTPAPAATPSAPAAAPRPPASAAPAGQRRLIPAAPSVRRLAREMGINLMEVVGSGPAYRISENDLKRFAAGEAPTTAAPQPSSAPALPDFSKFGPVRREAMSGVRRATVRSMAQAWSTIPMVTHFDRADITEMEALRKRMAPRAEQRGAKVTMTAILLKIAAAALKQFPKFNASIDTASNEIIYKDYIHIGVAVDTPTGLLVPVVRDVDKKGVIALAKELGEIAAKARERKLTPEEMQGATFTISNLGGIGGTGFTPIVNWPEVAIMGVSRSSMEPVWSAEKGVFEPRNIMPFSLSYDHRLIDGADAARFCRFVAELLEDPFLLGFEG; encoded by the coding sequence ATGGCTGAATTGAAACTACCCGATCTAGGCGATAACGTAACCTCCGCTGTGGTGGTGGGGGTCTTGATCAAGGAAGGCGATACCATTGCGGCAGGGCAGCCGGTGTTGGAACTGGAAACCGACAAGGCTGTGATGGAGGCCCCTGCCTCCGAGGGGGGGACGGTTTCCAAGGTTCTGGTCAAGCCCGGCGACGAGGTGAAAAGCGGACAGGTAATTGCGGTGCTGGGGGATGCCGCGCCCAGCGCAGAGAAGCAGGAACCCAAAGAGAAACAAGAACCCAAAGAGGAAAAGGCCGCACCGGCCCCTGCCCCGACCCCGGCGCCCGCGGCCACCCCATCCGCTCCCGCAGCCGCACCCAGGCCGCCGGCTTCGGCGGCGCCGGCGGGCCAGCGCAGGCTGATTCCGGCGGCCCCCAGCGTGCGCAGGCTGGCGCGGGAGATGGGCATCAACCTGATGGAGGTGGTGGGCAGCGGCCCGGCCTACCGCATCTCGGAGAACGACCTCAAGCGTTTCGCGGCGGGGGAAGCTCCAACCACCGCAGCGCCGCAACCCTCCAGCGCGCCTGCCCTGCCCGACTTTAGCAAGTTTGGGCCGGTGCGCCGCGAGGCCATGTCGGGGGTTCGCCGGGCCACCGTGCGCAGCATGGCCCAGGCCTGGAGCACCATCCCCATGGTGACCCATTTCGACCGGGCCGACATCACCGAGATGGAGGCCCTGCGCAAGCGGATGGCCCCCAGGGCCGAGCAGCGGGGCGCCAAGGTTACCATGACCGCCATCCTGCTCAAAATTGCTGCGGCGGCCCTCAAGCAGTTCCCCAAGTTCAACGCCTCGATTGATACGGCGAGCAACGAAATCATCTACAAGGACTACATCCATATCGGTGTGGCGGTGGACACCCCCACGGGCCTGCTGGTGCCGGTGGTGCGCGACGTGGACAAGAAGGGGGTGATTGCCCTGGCTAAAGAGCTGGGCGAGATTGCCGCCAAAGCCCGCGAGCGCAAGCTAACCCCGGAGGAGATGCAAGGGGCTACCTTCACCATCTCCAACCTAGGCGGTATTGGCGGTACGGGCTTTACCCCCATCGTCAACTGGCCTGAGGTGGCTATTATGGGCGTCTCGCGCAGCAGCATGGAGCCGGTCTGGAGCGCCGAAAAGGGCGTGTTTGAACCCAGGAACATCATGCCCTTCTCGCTCTCCTACGACCACCGCCTGATTGACGGGGCCGACGCGGCTCGTTTCTGCCGCTTTGTGGCCGAGCTGCTGGAAGATCCCTTCTTGCTAGGGTTTGAGGGCTAA
- the trmB gene encoding tRNA (guanine(46)-N(7))-methyltransferase TrmB, translating into MLIRLGETEFPLPAAPQVLEVGFGDGRFTAQVARLHPQWRILGVEISAGSVARALKRLRREGITNVQVYHGTAGFALRNLIAPQSLQRVYVNFPDPWPKSKHQENRLLQQSFFRRLSTRLAAGGELLLTTDHEEYWRFAQAEGRASGLFEIETPPPPEHHLTTKYALKWKAQGRQFYHAVFRKVAEDPTPWPPLPRYPMPHALMSGTLPELESFEKTVVRFEGGTAVLLEAARALGPEGGYYFHAHLEEEDLIQDVLLEVRPSAHGLYVGIGRFGAPLSTAGVKAAVEWLVGWLEGQGLRVVQRSY; encoded by the coding sequence GTGTTGATTCGTCTGGGCGAGACCGAGTTTCCCCTGCCCGCGGCACCGCAGGTGCTCGAGGTCGGTTTTGGCGACGGGCGCTTTACCGCTCAGGTGGCCCGCCTGCACCCCCAATGGCGCATCCTGGGGGTGGAGATTTCAGCGGGCTCGGTGGCCCGGGCCCTCAAGCGCTTGCGGCGTGAGGGCATCACCAACGTGCAGGTTTATCACGGCACAGCCGGCTTCGCCCTGCGCAACCTGATCGCCCCCCAGAGCCTGCAACGGGTCTATGTCAACTTTCCCGACCCCTGGCCCAAGTCCAAGCACCAGGAAAACCGCCTCTTGCAGCAAAGCTTCTTTCGACGCCTTTCCACCCGCCTGGCCGCAGGGGGTGAGCTGCTCCTTACCACCGATCACGAGGAGTACTGGAGGTTCGCCCAGGCCGAGGGCCGGGCCAGCGGGCTTTTCGAGATCGAGACCCCTCCACCCCCCGAGCACCACCTCACCACCAAGTACGCACTCAAATGGAAAGCGCAGGGCCGCCAGTTTTATCATGCGGTGTTCCGCAAGGTCGCCGAAGACCCCACCCCCTGGCCGCCCCTTCCGAGGTACCCTATGCCCCATGCCCTGATGTCCGGTACGCTGCCCGAACTTGAAAGCTTCGAGAAAACCGTGGTTCGCTTTGAAGGGGGTACGGCGGTGCTGCTCGAGGCCGCCCGCGCCCTTGGCCCTGAAGGCGGCTATTACTTCCACGCCCACCTCGAGGAGGAAGATCTCATTCAGGATGTGCTCCTGGAGGTTCGCCCCAGCGCCCACGGCCTGTATGTGGGCATCGGCCGCTTTGGCGCACCCCTGAGCACCGCGGGGGTCAAAGCCGCGGTGGAGTGGCTGGTGGGCTGGCTCGAGGGCCAGGGGCTCCGGGTGGTGCAGCGCTCCTATTAG
- the aroA gene encoding 3-phosphoshikimate 1-carboxyvinyltransferase, with protein MERLIPPTPSLKGTLRVPGDKSVTHRGLMLGALAQGESTLYYPLKAGDTLSTAQVMRQLGAEITEQGQHFHIKGVGLRLKEPGDVLDCGNAGTLMRLVAGLLSGQETFAVLTGDASLRRRPMGRVTLPLRQMGARIEGRENGQLAPLAIRGGGLRGIHYELPVASAQVKSALLLAGLFAEEDTEVVEPAPTRDHTERVFRHYGLPIEVEGRLIRTRRAEPFAAKDLTVPGDFSSAAFFIVAALITPDSEVTLEGVGLNPTRTGLLTVLKEMGADLSWEVTEGQDGEPVGWIRARSSQLRGVVVDPQLIPLMVDEVPILAAAAAWAAGETYIPGLEELRVKESDRVAAIAKNLQNLGVPVEAGPDWLRIRGGHVAGGGLVEPFHDHRIAMAFAVCGLPKGVTVQDAEWASISFPSFWEDLERLAGKK; from the coding sequence ATGGAACGGCTCATCCCCCCCACCCCCTCCCTCAAGGGCACCCTCCGGGTTCCCGGCGACAAGTCGGTCACGCACCGCGGCCTCATGCTGGGCGCGCTGGCCCAGGGCGAAAGCACGCTTTACTACCCGCTCAAGGCCGGCGACACCCTCTCCACCGCCCAGGTAATGCGCCAGCTTGGGGCCGAAATTACCGAGCAGGGCCAGCACTTTCACATCAAAGGGGTGGGCCTTCGGCTCAAAGAACCCGGCGACGTGCTCGACTGTGGCAACGCCGGCACCCTGATGCGGCTGGTGGCCGGGCTTTTGTCAGGGCAGGAAACATTCGCGGTACTCACCGGCGATGCCTCGCTCCGGCGGCGGCCCATGGGCCGGGTGACCCTCCCCTTGCGGCAGATGGGCGCCCGCATCGAAGGCCGCGAGAACGGCCAGCTAGCCCCCCTGGCCATCCGGGGCGGCGGGCTGCGGGGCATCCACTACGAGCTGCCGGTGGCCAGTGCCCAGGTCAAGAGTGCCCTGCTGCTGGCCGGGCTCTTTGCCGAGGAAGACACCGAGGTGGTAGAACCCGCCCCCACCCGCGACCACACCGAGCGGGTCTTCAGGCACTACGGCCTGCCCATCGAGGTGGAAGGCCGCCTGATCCGCACCCGCCGGGCCGAGCCCTTTGCCGCCAAAGACCTCACCGTGCCCGGCGATTTCAGCAGCGCGGCCTTTTTTATCGTGGCCGCCCTGATCACCCCCGATTCGGAGGTGACCTTGGAGGGCGTGGGCCTCAACCCCACCCGCACCGGGCTGCTGACGGTGCTCAAAGAGATGGGGGCCGACCTGAGCTGGGAAGTGACCGAAGGGCAGGACGGCGAGCCGGTGGGCTGGATCCGGGCCCGCTCCTCCCAGCTCCGGGGTGTAGTGGTGGATCCCCAGCTCATCCCGCTGATGGTGGACGAGGTGCCCATCCTGGCAGCGGCGGCGGCCTGGGCCGCGGGCGAGACCTATATTCCGGGCCTCGAGGAACTGCGGGTCAAGGAGTCCGACCGGGTAGCGGCCATCGCCAAAAACCTGCAAAACCTGGGCGTTCCGGTCGAGGCCGGCCCCGACTGGCTGCGGATTCGCGGCGGCCACGTGGCGGGGGGCGGTCTGGTTGAGCCCTTCCACGACCATCGCATCGCCATGGCTTTTGCGGTGTGTGGCCTGCCCAAAGGGGTCACGGTGCAGGACGCCGAGTGGGCCAGCATCAGCTTCCCAAGCTTCTGGGAAGACCTGGAACGGCTCGCAGGTAAAAAGTAA